One Silene latifolia isolate original U9 population chromosome 4, ASM4854445v1, whole genome shotgun sequence DNA segment encodes these proteins:
- the LOC141651572 gene encoding zinc finger BED domain-containing protein RICESLEEPER 2-like has product MDPTCHMATGFGEDVDFMQIEEDVEAIDIEVESQEPVKRRSKTTKRLLVKRKPISKRSKAWDHFDEGKDAAGNRIAKCKYCDIIYQAKPSVNGTKNLNRHYKTCIKNPDNKDRETQQKLVLEPIGEKGEIKLTNWTFNQNDVRQALSYMIILDELSFRFVEKPGFRHFVNVACPEFCVPSRSTITRDCYDLYVSERLKLKEFLETSCQRVCVTTDTWTSIQTINYMCLTAHFIDNDWKLQKRILNFCTISSHKGDSIADAIEKCLGEWGLLSKLFTITVDNASSNDVACSLIRANMQRRGDCVADGRYTHMRCIAHIVNLIVCDGLKVYESSVNCVRAAVKFIRQSPSRLKRFNECVESESIESKASLCLDVCTRWNSTYIMLNTAQKFESAFGKYARKDPHFMIELQGEVGGIPNAIDWERVRYISVFLEGFYDLTRRISGSLYVTANSLFFDIVSIYDMISKLDSGSDKTFSDMASEMKTKCDKYWGNINKMNTLIYISAILDPRVKLVGIQIALSDMYEDVKGEFMTDKVKRELEDLFDEYWMKYKPSNSHTRLSSNVASVGNCSSVSAVLRGNQVHRQIMSQIRKLSSGPGGWGLIKTELQRYMNEANLIHDSEETPFDILSWWKLQSPRFPVLSRLARDVLAMPISTVASEAAFSAGGRTLDQFRSSLTPKMVQALICAQDWFRMAGEQINVDDLLEDLENLEKVFNILYPITSTYLDDINLDDNVVDGVDPMNA; this is encoded by the exons ATGGATCCAACATGCCAT ATGGCAACTGGATTTGGTGAGGATGTAGACTTCATGCAAATTGAGGAAGATGTTGAGGCAATCGATATTGAAGTAGAATCACAAGAGCCTGTTAAGAGGAGGTCGAAGACAACAAAAAGATTACTTGTGAAAAGGAAACCCATCTcaaaaagatcaaaagcttgggATCACTTTGATGAAGGTAAGGATGCTGCTGGTAATAGAATTGCTAAGTGTAAGTACTGCGATATTATCTACCAAGCTAAACCCAGTGTCAATGGTACCAAAAATTTGAATAGGCATTATAAGACTTGTATTAAAAATCCTGATAATAAGGATAGAGAAACACAGCAGAAATTGGTTTTGGAACCAATTGGTGAAAAAGGAGAGATTAAGTTAACGAATTGGACATTTAATCAAAATGATGTTCGTCAGGCTTTAAGTTACATGATCATTTTGGATGAATTGTCATTTAGGTTTGTTGAGAAGCCTGGATTCAGGCACTTTGTGAATGTTGCATGCCCTGAGTTTTGTGTGCCTTCGCGTAGTACAATTACACGTGATTGTTACGACTTATATGTGAGTGAAAGGTTGAAATTGAAAGAATTTCTTGAAACCTCTTGTCAACGAGTTTGTGTTACTACTGACACTTGGACCTCTATCCAAACAATTAATTATATGTGTCTCACAGCCCATTTCATTGATAATGACTGGAAGTTACAAAAGAGAATCCTGAACTTTTGTACTATTTCTAGTCATAAGGGTGATTCCATTGCTGATGCCATTGAGAAATGTTTAGGGGAATGGGGATTGTTGTCTAAGCTTTTTACCATAACAGTTGATAATGCTAGTAGCAATGATGTTGCTTGTTCACTGATCAGAGCAAATATGCAAAGAAGAGGTGATTGTGTAGCTGATGGAAGGTACACGCATATGAGATGCATTGCACATATTGTGAATCTTATAGTGTGCGATGGATTGAAAGTCTATGAGAGTTCGGTTAACTGTGTTCGAGCTGCTGTGAAATTTATTAGGCAATCTCCTAGTAGGCTTAAACGATTTAATGAGTGTGTCGAATCAGAGTCTATAGAAAGTAAGGCTTCTTTGTGTCTTGATGTGTGTACTAGGTGGAATTCTACCTACATTATGTTGAATACTGCTCAAAAATTTGAGAGTGCTTTTGGTAAATATGCAAGGAAAGATCCCCATTTTATGATTGAGCTTCAAGGAGAAGTAGGGGGTATCCCCAATGCTATTGATTGGGAAAGAGTCAGATACATATCAGTGTTTTTAGAAGGTTTTTATGATTTGACTCGACGTATCTCTGGATCTTTATATGTCACTGCTAACTCCTTATTCTTTGATATTGTTTCTATATATGATATGATTTCAAAGTTGGATAGTGGTTCTGATAAAACCTTTAGTGATATGGCAAGTGAGATGAAAACGAAGTGTGATAAATATTGGGGTAATATAAACAAAATGAATACATTGATATATATTTCAGCAATTCTTGATCCTAGAGTGAAGTTGGTTGGCATTCAGATTGCTTTATCTGATATGTATGAAGATGTTAAGGGAGAATTTATGACTGATAAAGTAAAACGTGAATTGGAGGATCTTTTTGATGAGTATTGGATGAAATATAAACCCTCAAATTCTCATACTAGACTGTCCAGTAATGTTGCATCAGTGGGTAATTGTTCATCAGTTAGTGCTGTTCTAAGGGGAAATCAGGTGCATAGACAAATAATGAGTCAAATTAGAAAGCTCTCAAGTGGCCCAGGAGGCTGGGGACTTATAAAGACCGAGTTACAAAGGTATATGAATGAGGCTAACTTAATTCATGATTCTGAAGAAACACCCTTCGATATACTATCATGGTGGAAGCTTCAAAGTCCTCGCTTTCCCGTTCTTTCTCGTCTGGCCAGAGATGTACTTGCAATGCCAATATCTACTGTTGCCTCGGAGGCAGCATTCAGTGCGGGAGGGCGCACTCTTGATCAGTTTCGAAGCTCATTAACTCCAAAG ATGGTTCAAGCTCTTATTTGCGCTCAAGACTGGTTTCGTATGGCTGGAGAACAAATTAATGTAGACGACCTCTTGGAAGACTTGGAAAATCTTGAGAAAG TTTTTAACATACTTTATCCAATTACTTCTACATATTTGGACGATATAAACTTGGACGACAATGTGGTAGATGGCGTGGATCCTATGAATGCATAA